The following are encoded in a window of candidate division TA06 bacterium genomic DNA:
- a CDS encoding DUF4342 domain-containing protein, producing MSDESKKEEHTWIEVIDVYAKDLVDRVKELIKAGNVRRLIIRKPGGNVLLEIPLTAGVAVGSVMTLFAPVLAAVGAMAALLTMVKIEVVRVKGKNED from the coding sequence ATGAGTGATGAGAGCAAAAAAGAGGAACACACCTGGATTGAGGTGATAGATGTGTACGCCAAAGATCTTGTGGATCGTGTCAAGGAACTGATCAAGGCCGGAAATGTCCGACGCCTGATCATCAGAAAGCCGGGCGGTAATGTTCTTCTGGAGATACCGCTTACCGCTGGCGTAGCGGTTGGAAGCGTGATGACATTATTCGCTCCGGTGTTAGCTGCCGTAGGTGCAATGGCCGCACTTCTTACAATGGTGAAGATTGAGGTGGTGCGAGTCAAGGGTAAGAATGAAGATTAG